A stretch of [Clostridium] scindens DNA encodes these proteins:
- a CDS encoding BMC domain-containing protein: protein MEEAKKENLNLRTFVIVDNMQPQYAAVTGTVSKGDIPLAGMSELYIELAPGSGVYDLLNAALKSSNAKPAFQIVEREYGEIELHSYSPEDVKQAGEAVLEACGLTVQDRMKPKIVSEQIISNTDAYQAQLINRDSRHGSILVPGETLFIMEVEPAAYISIAVNEAEKNADIKVVTFDPVGRFGRMYISGSQSEVRSARDAAIAAITGVEGRT, encoded by the coding sequence ATGGAAGAAGCAAAAAAAGAAAATCTAAATCTGAGGACCTTTGTAATTGTTGACAATATGCAGCCCCAGTACGCGGCTGTAACAGGAACCGTATCCAAAGGAGACATCCCGCTTGCGGGGATGAGCGAACTGTACATAGAACTGGCGCCGGGAAGCGGAGTGTATGATCTGCTGAACGCGGCGCTCAAGTCCTCCAACGCCAAGCCTGCCTTCCAGATCGTGGAACGGGAATACGGAGAGATCGAGCTGCATTCTTATTCTCCGGAAGATGTCAAGCAGGCCGGGGAGGCAGTTCTTGAAGCCTGCGGGCTTACAGTGCAGGACCGTATGAAGCCCAAGATCGTGTCCGAGCAGATCATCTCTAATACAGATGCCTATCAGGCACAGCTGATCAACAGGGATTCCAGGCATGGCTCGATCCTCGTTCCTGGGGAGACGCTGTTCATCATGGAAGTAGAGCCGGCGGCCTATATCTCTATCGCAGTAAATGAGGCGGAGAAGAACGCAGACATTAAAGTGGTGACCTTCGACCCGGTGGGACGGTTTGGGAGAATGTATATCTCCGGCTCCCAGAGCGAGGTCAGAAGCGCAAGGGACGCGGCAATCGCGGCAATTACAGGTGTGGAAGGAAGAACATAG